The segment ACAGGTCGGACAGCGAAAAGCCCAGCGCATCATCGGCCATGTCAAAGAGGACTCTGGCCTCATCGAAGGACTCATAGAGGCCTTTGCCCATGCCCACTGCCTGCGAACCCTGGCCGGGAAAGACGAATGCAAGCTTCTTGCCTAGTAAGCCCATTTCATCACTCCCGCGGCCCAGGTAAGCCCCGCGCCGAAGCCGACCGTGACGACCGTGTCGCCTTTTTTGATCTTGCCCTCGCTCAGCGCTTCATCCAGCGCAATCGGGATAGAGGCAGCCGAGGTGTTGCCGTATTTTTGGATGTTTACAAAAAACTTGTCTTTGGCAAGCCCGAGCCTTTGGACGGCGGAGTCGATAATCCTGATGTTTGCCTGATGAGGGATCACCATATCGATATCTTCTACCTTCATGCCCAACTTTGCAAGCACGCGCTCGGTAGCTTCGCCCTGAATCTTGACTGCAAACTTAAAGACCTCACGGCCCTCCATGTGCGTCTTGTCTGCATGAGAATCAAGCAGTTCATGCGTTAACGGCTGTCTGCTTCCACCGCCGGGGATGCACAGAGCGTTAGCGCTGGCGCCGTCCGAGCCCAGTTCAAACCCGAGCATTCCCTCGCCTTCGCCTACAGGACCAACTAACGCTGCGCCCGCGCCATCTCCGAAGAGAATGCAGGTCGTGCGGTCCGTCCAGTTGGTTACCCGAGTGAGCAGATCAGCGCCAATCACCAGCACGTGATTGTACATGCCGCTGGTGATGAAAGAGTTGGCAGCGGCCAGTGAATATACCCAACCCGAACAGCCGGCTCCCAGATCGAATGCCGCAGCGTTTTTACAGCCCAAAGCGTTTTGCACGATAGAGGCTGTGGCAGGATATTGCATATCTCCCGTCACCGTGGCGAGAATTATGAGATCGATATCATCCGGCGTCAAACCTGCGCGGTCAAGAGCTATCTTCGCGGCCTTTGTCGCATAGTCGCTCGTCGCTTCGCCTTCGGCAGATATACGCCGTTCGGAGATTCCGGTCATCGTGCGGATCCACTCGTCGTTAGTGTCGACCATCTTCTCCAGGTCCGCATTTGAGAGCACCTTATCCGGCACGGCTGAACCGGTGCCGATAATTCCCGCATTCCTCTGGTTACACATAGCACATCCTATCTCATCTGACATAAACATACTAAACAGGCCATAACCTGCTGACTGTTAACTGTTATTTCCCACCTGCATGGGTTCCTGCTTGTCCGCACCGATAATCGAATCCCTGATCGTGCTGACAACGTGGCCGTTTACCGCTTCCTTTGCGGCCCTGACTGCGCTTGCGACCGCGCGCGCATTAGACCTGCCATGGCCGATGATACACACACCGTCAAGCCCAAGCAGAGGCGCACCGCCGTGTTCGGCGTAGTCCAGTTTCTTCTGCAGACGCCTGAACATCGGCGCAAGCAGCAATAAGGGGATTTTGGCGAGCGGATGCACGCGAAGATCATCCTTGATGACCCCGGTCACATGCTCGATCAGCCCTTCGGCGACCTTCAGCGCAACGTTTCCGGCGAACCCATCGGCTATTATCACATCGGCTTCGTTTGAAAGCAGATGTCTGCCTTCGACATTGCCGATAAAGTTCAATTTACTCGCAGCCAAGACTTCATACGTAGCCCTGACAACCTCGTTGCCCTTGCTCTTCTCCTCGCCAATCGAAAGCAGAGCTACACGCGGATTTTGGATCGAGAAAACTTTCTCTGCATAGACGCTGCCCATCACGGCAAACTGCGTCAGGTTTTCAACGCTGCAGTCTGCAACGGCGCCGGCGTCCAGCATAATGGTCGGGCCATGTCTTCCGGGCCAGACGCACGCAATGGCCGGGCGATCAATACCTTTGATCCTGCCTAGCCTGAGCGTTGCGACCGCCATAGCCGCTGCGGTATTGCCGACACTGACCATGGCGTCGGCCTCGCCTTTTTTGACCATAGACGCGGCAACAACCACGGACGCGTCACGCTTCGTGCGGACAGCGTCCACGTGGTCGTCCATCGTGATCACTTCCGAGGTATGTCTGATCGTTACTCTATTGGACGCGGCAAACTCAGCCGGCAGATATCGCCTTATGGCCTTTTCATCCCCGACAAGAACAACGTCCACGTCATGCAGCTTGCTGCCCTGCGCCGCTCCCTTGACTATCTCCGCGGGAGCAAAATCGCCACCCATTGCATCGACGGCTATTTTCATGCGCGAATCCCTTCGACGCCGTCAGTCAGCAACTCTACTCGGCCTTCTGCTTTTCCTTGATTTCTATAACCAGCCGGCCGTTGTAATAGCCGCACGACGGGCAGGCATGGTGCGGTTGAGCCGGCGCATGGCAGCGCGGGCACTCCGAGACGGTCGGCACGTTGAGCTTGTAGTGCGTTCTGCGCAGACGCGTCCTCTGATTTGAATGTCGTCTTTTCGGTAAAGGCATTTAGATCTCCTTTTGTATAGTCAAAAAGTCTAAAAGTTTGAAAGTCAAAAAGTTGCCATCAATCAACAGCGACAATACTGATCGCACGCAATCTCCGAATCGCGTGCGAAACCGAATACTAGGATTTCAAATCCTCAGATTCTGTTTCGGGCGTCATCGGAAATAACGCCCGATCAAAGTTAACTTTTTGACATTTTGACTCTCTAGCTTTCCGACTCATCTTCTTCAAGCAGCTCTGCGAGCGCGCCGAACGGAGACTCATCGCCCTCCGCCGGGCAGCCGCATGGCCCCTCATTAAGGTCCTTGCCGCAGCGCGAACAAAGACCCTTGCACTCATCCGAGCACAAAGTCTTGATCGGAACAGCGACCGCGATGTTCTGGCGCAGCAGCTCGGTCAGGTCGAGAATATAGTCCACAAACAGCGGCTCTTTCTCGTCCTCGGGAAGCTCCTGTTCC is part of the Armatimonadota bacterium genome and harbors:
- the plsX gene encoding phosphate acyltransferase PlsX, producing the protein MKIAVDAMGGDFAPAEIVKGAAQGSKLHDVDVVLVGDEKAIRRYLPAEFAASNRVTIRHTSEVITMDDHVDAVRTKRDASVVVAASMVKKGEADAMVSVGNTAAAMAVATLRLGRIKGIDRPAIACVWPGRHGPTIMLDAGAVADCSVENLTQFAVMGSVYAEKVFSIQNPRVALLSIGEEKSKGNEVVRATYEVLAASKLNFIGNVEGRHLLSNEADVIIADGFAGNVALKVAEGLIEHVTGVIKDDLRVHPLAKIPLLLLAPMFRRLQKKLDYAEHGGAPLLGLDGVCIIGHGRSNARAVASAVRAAKEAVNGHVVSTIRDSIIGADKQEPMQVGNNS
- the rpmF gene encoding 50S ribosomal protein L32 — protein: MPLPKRRHSNQRTRLRRTHYKLNVPTVSECPRCHAPAQPHHACPSCGYYNGRLVIEIKEKQKAE
- a CDS encoding beta-ketoacyl-ACP synthase III; amino-acid sequence: MCNQRNAGIIGTGSAVPDKVLSNADLEKMVDTNDEWIRTMTGISERRISAEGEATSDYATKAAKIALDRAGLTPDDIDLIILATVTGDMQYPATASIVQNALGCKNAAAFDLGAGCSGWVYSLAAANSFITSGMYNHVLVIGADLLTRVTNWTDRTTCILFGDGAGAALVGPVGEGEGMLGFELGSDGASANALCIPGGGSRQPLTHELLDSHADKTHMEGREVFKFAVKIQGEATERVLAKLGMKVEDIDMVIPHQANIRIIDSAVQRLGLAKDKFFVNIQKYGNTSAASIPIALDEALSEGKIKKGDTVVTVGFGAGLTWAAGVMKWAY